One Ctenopharyngodon idella isolate HZGC_01 chromosome 9, HZGC01, whole genome shotgun sequence DNA window includes the following coding sequences:
- the LOC127518871 gene encoding neurofilament heavy polypeptide-like has product MSVSSIPTMFSESPEQSSSSEFSDELTTALAEGRWWAIMEVSDPISEENEYVDLISGQWGDTLEAGETSWPTSLAFSDASEKAQRTSQHSDFADETLKTSKQWRQKTMPFSARSKQGAPVSSSSEKGDLTSPPVFSGASEKALNSGFSDAALKTTKKRKKQRQKKSQGAPGSGTTEGRKLTSFPVFTDGSEKAESPQWRQKPQKAPDGSTQEAHVLVRSQQNSAGSKKVDLTSSLVFSDASEKPEILVFSVASLKERDQRRKWRKKKPQVAPVPVGSPQEPHVPVRSQHRGKLKIPDHLVKHLQKASSELGAPFPSRSQQGVSPQETPKSLQRAPVAAPNGAPMNDKIPKRQKLKIPEPLRRELLQQKPLASSLQGVSIPAKFKQDTTVPDRTPVEALVHAGTQQGASSLQAAPVSAESPKGAAVSAPSTQGAPMPSRIAKVAPMHSGTPQGAHVPAGSPQQEANFRIPMQWREQWRQQNTPKGVSVLAKTPHRTLTSDNAGVDQSPPQKLYVEIYNKVQLNLKLRSHNHQLHQRTWSHLNRKRALDNAGVDQSPPPKKPCMDQQLEQEQIEDLCRMFTKFCAISHI; this is encoded by the exons ATGAGTGTGTCATCCATTCCCACCATGTTTTCTGAGAGTCCAGAGCAGTCATCATCTTCTGAATTCTCAGATGAGCTCACCACGGCCCTTGCTGAGGGCCGCTGGTGGGCAATAATGGAAGTTTCAGATCCCATATCTGAGGAGAATGAGTATGTGGACCTCATCTCAGGCCAGTGGGGGGACACACTGGAGGCAGGAGAAACTTCATGGCCCACATCCCTGGCCTTCAGTGATGCCTCTGAGAAGGCTCAGAGAACATCCCAGCACTCTGACTTCGCAGATGAAACACTGAAGACCTCAAAGCAGTGGAGGCAGAAGACAATGCCCTTTTCTGCCAGGTCCAAACAGGGAGCACCTGTGTCCTCCAGTTCTGAGAAGGGGGACCTCACCTCACCCCCGGTCTTCAGTGGTGCATCTGAGAAGGCCCTGAACTCAGGCTTCTCAGATGCAGCACTAAAGACTACGAAGAAGCGAAAAAAGCAGAGACAGAAAAAGTCACAGGGAGCACCTGGTTCTGGGACAACTGAGGGCAGAAAGCTCACCTCATTTCCGGTCTTCACTGATGGATCAGAGAAGGCTGAGTCACCACAGTGGAGGCAGAAGCCACAAAAAGCACCTGACGGGTCCACACAGGAAGCACACGTGCTTGTCAGGTCCCAACAGAACTCTGCTGGTTCAAAAAAAGTGGACCTCACCTCATCCCTGGTCTTCAGTGATGCATCTGAGAAGCCTGAGATCTTGGTCTTCTCAGTTGCATCACTGAAGGAGAGAGACCAGAGGAGAAAGTGGAGGAAGAAAAAGCCACAGGTAGCACCCGTGCCTGTTGGATCCCCACAGGAACCACATGTGCCTGTCAGGTCCCAACATAGAGGAAAACTCAAGATTCCTGATCATCTGGTTAAGCATCTGCAAAAGGCCTCTTCTGAACTGGGAGCACCTTTTCCTTCTAGGTCCCAACAGGGAGTGTCCCCGCAAGAAACACCCAAGTCTCTACAGAGAGCACCTGTGGCTGCCCCAAATGGAGCACCCATGAATGACAAGATCCCGAAGAGGCAAAAACTGAAAATCCCTGAGCCGTTGAGACGGGAGCTGCTGCAGCAGAAGCCTCTAGCCTCTTCGCTTCAGGGAGTATCTATTCCAGCCAAGTTCAAACAGGACACAACTGTACCTGACAGGACTCCAGTGGAAGCGCTTGTACATGCTGGGACCCAACAAGGAGCCAGTTCTCTGCAAGCAGCACCAGTGTCCGCGGAGTCTCCGAAGGGTGCAGCAGTGTCTGCGCCTTCCACCCAGGGAGCACCCATGCCCTCCAGGATCGCAAAAGTTGCGCCTATGCATTCTGGGACCCCACAGGGAGCACATGTGCCTGCAGGTTCCCCACAACAGGAAGCAAACTTCAGGATCCCTATGCAGTGGAGGGAACAGTGGAGGCAGCAGAATACCCCAAAGGGAGTGTCTGTACTTGCCAAGACCCCACACAGAACACTGACTTCT GACAATGCAGGTGTGGACCAGTCACCTCCACAAAAACTATATGTGGAAATTTACAACAAGGTGCAGCTGAATCTTAAACTAAGGAGCCACAACCATCAACTGCATCAGAGAACCTGGTCCCATCTGAACCGGAAAAGAGCATTG GACAATGCAGGTGTGGATCAGTCTCCTCCACCAAAAAAGCCGTGTATGGACCAACAGTTGGAACAAGAGCAGATTGAAGATTTATGTCGCATGTTCACTAAATTTTGTGCGATttcacatatttaa